A region from the Desulfomarina profundi genome encodes:
- the rpoB gene encoding DNA-directed RNA polymerase subunit beta: MERIRKNFATAETVIEPPHLISMQRLSYEKFLQIDKDPDERDDFGLQAILKNVFPINDFNGLCSLEFVRYKFGEPKYTVQECQQRGMTYEIPLKIVVRLITFDVDEETGVQSIRDIKEQEVFLGSLPLMTGDGVFVINGTERVIVSQLQRSPGLFYTHDNGKSHSSGKLLYSARIIPVRGSWIDLEFDIKDVLHVRIDRRRKFPVTTLLKAIGFSDEELLGEFYPLSTVRKTEDGYEKSFDSELFKGKRLEFDLINPADGEILGRKGKKISMVLCKKIMAAGIEYLPVSKEALLGSVLANTIMKEDGDEPLFLCNTEITEPMLETLEEAGINEFKVLHIDGVNYSESFSKTLALDKAKNTEEALLEIYRRLRPSSPPTLEVAEAFFENLFFNQDLYDLSEVGRYKINAKLGLDIDINNRALTRVDIIHAVRHLVRLKDTQGGVDDIDHLGNRRVRTVGELVENQYRMGLVRMERAIKERMTLQDVETLMPHDLVNPKPISAAIKEFFGTSQLSQFMDQTNPLSEVTHKRRLSALGPGGLSRERAGFEVRDVHPTHYGRICPVETPEGPNIGLIVSLATYARVNPYGFIESPYRKVKDRIVLDEVKYLSALQEQNHIIAPALTPYDENKRIIPDILITREEGEVLTSSVDNVTYMDIAPNQMISVAASLVPFLENDDANRALMGSNMQRQAVPLLKTAAPFVGTGMEKYVARDSGACLMSAGDGVVEEADSNRIVVRYEEPGTDGYDTGVAVYRLQKYKKSNQNTCFNQIPLVLPGTRVKKGTVLADGPSCEQGEIAIGKNVTIAFMPWRGFNFEDSILVNERLLKEDTYTSVHIEVFETMARDTKLGKEEITRDIPNVSEETLRNLDESGIVQIGAELKPGDTLVGKVTPKGETVLSPEEKLLRAIFGEKAQDVKDSSLRVPPGVSGVVIDAKVFSRKGVDKDERSLMIEDLEIEKLNQDKLDELRSLKRGVCREIGDIIDGRTAKKDIRDARGEVVVALGKKITKEHADRIGFDLLRDIDFSEKAKYEDAFDAVYERYNSQARLITQRYDGIIERMKKGDDLPPGVVKMVKVYVATKRKLSVGDKMAGRHGNKGVVSRLLPEEDMPFFADGRTVDIVLNPLGVPSRMNVGQVLEVHLGFAAKKLGEQLEEFANRFAVDEIKKKLRAVFSDEEFEAITDGKSDTELIEWARRHKDGIHMATPVFDSAPESEIRRLLVEAGVDEVGQSQLYDGLTGEPFANKVTVGVMYMLKLHHLVDNKIHARSTGPYSLVTQQPLGGKAQFGGQRLGEMEVWAMEAYGAAYTLKEFLTTKSDDVEGRTTMYERIVKGNNFLTTGLPESFNVLVKELQALCLNMELIEE; encoded by the coding sequence ATGGAAAGAATCAGAAAGAACTTTGCCACGGCTGAAACTGTTATAGAGCCGCCACACCTCATCTCCATGCAGCGTCTTTCGTACGAAAAGTTTCTGCAGATAGATAAAGATCCCGACGAAAGGGATGATTTTGGACTGCAGGCGATTTTAAAAAATGTATTTCCGATTAACGATTTTAACGGACTCTGTTCTCTCGAATTTGTACGGTATAAGTTCGGAGAGCCCAAGTACACTGTCCAGGAATGCCAGCAGAGGGGAATGACATATGAGATTCCTCTGAAGATAGTAGTCCGATTGATTACCTTTGATGTAGACGAAGAAACAGGCGTCCAGTCAATTCGGGATATCAAGGAACAGGAGGTTTTTCTTGGGTCCCTGCCTCTTATGACAGGAGATGGCGTCTTTGTTATTAATGGAACTGAAAGGGTTATTGTTTCTCAGCTCCAGCGTTCTCCCGGGCTTTTTTATACCCACGATAACGGGAAAAGCCATTCCAGTGGGAAATTGCTCTACTCGGCCCGCATCATTCCGGTACGTGGCTCCTGGATTGATCTTGAATTTGATATTAAGGATGTCCTTCATGTGAGGATAGACAGGAGAAGGAAGTTTCCGGTCACAACTCTTCTGAAGGCTATTGGCTTTTCAGATGAGGAGTTGTTGGGGGAATTTTATCCCCTGAGCACTGTTCGCAAGACTGAAGATGGATATGAGAAATCTTTTGACTCTGAACTTTTTAAGGGCAAGAGGCTCGAGTTTGATCTCATTAATCCTGCCGATGGTGAAATTCTTGGCCGGAAGGGAAAGAAAATCTCCATGGTGCTCTGTAAAAAAATTATGGCTGCAGGAATTGAATACCTGCCTGTATCAAAAGAGGCTCTTCTCGGTAGTGTGCTTGCTAATACCATCATGAAGGAAGATGGAGATGAACCACTCTTTCTCTGTAACACCGAAATTACTGAACCGATGCTTGAAACTCTTGAAGAAGCCGGGATCAATGAGTTTAAAGTGCTGCATATTGACGGGGTAAATTATTCGGAATCCTTCAGTAAAACCCTGGCCCTCGATAAGGCGAAAAATACCGAAGAGGCACTGCTTGAGATTTACAGGAGACTGCGTCCTTCAAGTCCTCCGACACTTGAAGTTGCTGAGGCCTTCTTTGAAAATCTCTTTTTCAACCAGGATCTTTATGATCTCTCCGAGGTTGGTCGTTATAAAATAAACGCTAAACTCGGGCTTGATATTGATATCAACAACAGGGCCCTGACCAGAGTAGACATCATCCACGCGGTTCGTCATCTCGTCAGGTTGAAAGATACCCAGGGTGGAGTGGATGATATAGACCATCTTGGAAACAGAAGAGTTAGAACTGTCGGGGAGCTTGTTGAAAATCAATACAGGATGGGATTGGTACGAATGGAGCGGGCAATCAAGGAGAGAATGACTCTTCAGGACGTGGAAACACTGATGCCCCATGACCTTGTCAATCCAAAACCGATATCCGCTGCTATCAAGGAGTTTTTCGGTACCAGCCAGCTTTCACAGTTCATGGATCAGACAAACCCTCTTTCTGAGGTTACACACAAGAGGCGTTTGAGTGCACTCGGACCCGGCGGACTTTCCAGGGAGAGAGCAGGCTTTGAAGTTCGTGACGTTCACCCGACTCATTATGGCCGGATATGTCCAGTTGAAACGCCTGAAGGTCCCAATATCGGGCTGATCGTTTCACTGGCGACATATGCCCGGGTTAATCCATATGGATTCATTGAATCTCCCTATCGAAAAGTCAAGGATCGCATTGTCCTTGATGAAGTTAAATATCTCAGCGCTCTGCAGGAGCAGAACCATATCATTGCTCCGGCGCTCACACCTTACGATGAGAATAAACGTATTATTCCGGATATTTTAATTACCCGGGAAGAAGGCGAGGTTCTTACCTCATCGGTTGACAACGTCACATATATGGATATCGCACCGAATCAGATGATCAGTGTTGCCGCTTCCCTTGTGCCGTTTCTGGAAAATGACGATGCCAACCGGGCCCTGATGGGTTCCAATATGCAGCGTCAGGCCGTACCACTTCTGAAAACGGCTGCGCCATTTGTTGGAACCGGGATGGAGAAATATGTAGCCCGGGATTCCGGGGCATGCCTTATGAGTGCCGGAGATGGTGTTGTGGAAGAAGCTGATTCCAACAGGATTGTGGTCAGGTATGAAGAGCCGGGCACAGATGGATATGATACCGGGGTTGCAGTTTACAGGTTACAGAAATATAAGAAGTCAAATCAGAATACCTGTTTTAATCAGATCCCTCTTGTTCTACCCGGAACCCGTGTGAAAAAGGGTACAGTACTTGCCGATGGTCCATCCTGTGAGCAGGGTGAGATAGCCATTGGTAAAAATGTTACTATAGCTTTTATGCCATGGCGTGGTTTCAATTTTGAGGATTCTATTCTGGTTAATGAACGTCTTTTAAAAGAAGATACATACACCTCTGTTCATATCGAGGTTTTCGAGACAATGGCCAGGGACACAAAACTGGGTAAGGAGGAGATCACCCGGGATATCCCTAATGTCAGCGAGGAAACTCTCCGAAATCTTGATGAATCGGGTATTGTTCAGATAGGGGCTGAGTTGAAACCGGGTGACACTCTGGTTGGTAAGGTCACGCCCAAAGGTGAGACCGTACTTTCACCTGAAGAAAAATTGCTGCGAGCAATTTTTGGGGAAAAAGCCCAGGATGTCAAGGATTCTTCCCTTCGTGTACCACCTGGGGTGAGTGGAGTTGTCATCGATGCCAAGGTTTTTTCCAGAAAAGGAGTGGATAAAGATGAACGCTCCCTGATGATTGAAGATCTTGAGATAGAAAAGCTCAACCAGGATAAACTCGACGAATTACGCAGCCTGAAACGGGGCGTCTGTCGCGAAATCGGTGATATCATCGATGGAAGAACGGCCAAAAAGGATATTCGTGATGCTCGTGGTGAAGTGGTTGTCGCTCTTGGCAAGAAGATCACTAAAGAACATGCTGACAGAATAGGCTTTGATCTTTTGCGTGATATCGATTTTTCCGAGAAGGCAAAGTATGAGGATGCCTTTGATGCTGTCTATGAACGATATAACAGTCAGGCACGATTGATCACCCAGCGGTATGACGGTATCATTGAGCGTATGAAGAAAGGTGATGACCTTCCTCCGGGTGTGGTGAAAATGGTGAAAGTTTATGTCGCCACAAAACGAAAACTCTCGGTCGGTGACAAGATGGCAGGCCGTCATGGGAACAAAGGTGTTGTTTCACGCCTGTTGCCTGAAGAGGATATGCCGTTTTTTGCAGATGGGAGGACCGTTGATATCGTACTCAATCCCCTGGGTGTTCCCTCCAGGATGAACGTTGGGCAGGTTCTTGAGGTTCACTTGGGTTTTGCAGCAAAAAAACTTGGAGAACAGCTGGAAGAGTTTGCCAACCGTTTTGCTGTGGATGAGATCAAGAAAAAACTGCGTGCGGTTTTTTCCGATGAAGAGTTCGAGGCTATAACCGATGGTAAAAGTGATACGGAACTGATCGAATGGGCAAGACGTCACAAGGATGGTATCCATATGGCTACTCCTGTCTTTGACAGTGCCCCGGAATCGGAAATCCGCCGCCTTCTTGTTGAAGCAGGTGTGGATGAGGTTGGTCAGAGTCAGCTCTATGACGGTCTTACCGGTGAACCGTTTGCGAACAAGGTAACGGTTGGGGTCATGTATATGCTGAAACTCCATCACCTTGTTGATAACAAGATTCACGCAAGGTCCACCGGACCCTATTCGTTGGTCACGCAGCAGCCACTCGGCGGTAAAGCTCAGTTCGGTGGTCAGCGTCTCGGAGAGATGGAGGTTTGGGCCATGGAGGCGTATGGTGCCGCATATACTCTTAAAGAATTCCTGACAACCAAATCAGATGATGTAGAAGGCAGGACGACAATGTATGAGCGAATAGTCAAGGGAAATAATTTTCTTACAACCGGGCTGCCGGAGTCGTTTAATGTTCTGGTGAAGGAGCTTCAGGCCCTCTGTCTGAATATGGAACTTATCGAAGAATAA